Proteins encoded within one genomic window of Actinomycetota bacterium:
- the menB gene encoding 1,4-dihydroxy-2-naphthoyl-CoA synthase gives MDTRNKYPLPPIAPPDSPALVNPAHSSTKPACDWENIGEYSDIKLEASTGSDAGIAKITINRPGKRNAFRPQTVTELIHAFEIVRDDPKIGVVILTGQGDLAFCSGGDQSIRGDDGYIGDDAVAQAGVGRLNVLDLQIAIRRIPKPVIAMVAGYAIGGGHVLHVVCDLSIAASNARFGQTGPKVGSFDGGYGSGLLAKHIGQKRSREVWYLCRQYGAEQAYDWGLVNQVVPVEDLELETIKWCREILDMSPLALRMLKASHNAVDDGLAGVQQLAGDATLLFYMTEEAQEGRNAYKEKRKPDFDRFPKRP, from the coding sequence ATGGATACTCGCAACAAATACCCATTACCACCGATTGCACCACCAGATAGTCCTGCATTGGTCAATCCAGCACACTCATCTACGAAACCTGCCTGTGACTGGGAAAACATCGGTGAATACTCGGACATCAAATTAGAAGCCTCCACTGGATCTGATGCAGGTATTGCAAAAATCACAATCAATCGTCCGGGCAAGCGAAATGCTTTCCGACCCCAGACAGTAACTGAGTTAATTCACGCTTTTGAAATTGTTCGTGATGACCCAAAAATTGGCGTCGTGATTTTAACTGGCCAAGGCGACTTGGCTTTCTGCAGCGGTGGCGACCAAAGCATCCGTGGCGACGATGGCTACATCGGAGACGATGCGGTAGCCCAAGCGGGTGTAGGGCGACTTAATGTCCTGGATTTGCAGATTGCAATTCGCCGAATTCCAAAGCCCGTAATCGCGATGGTGGCCGGCTATGCAATTGGTGGCGGACATGTTTTACATGTCGTTTGTGATCTATCAATTGCAGCTAGCAATGCCCGCTTTGGTCAGACTGGACCAAAAGTTGGATCGTTCGATGGTGGCTACGGCTCTGGATTGTTAGCTAAACACATCGGCCAAAAGCGTTCGCGTGAAGTTTGGTACTTGTGTCGACAGTACGGAGCTGAGCAAGCCTACGACTGGGGACTAGTTAATCAGGTAGTCCCAGTCGAAGATCTGGAACTGGAAACCATCAAGTGGTGTCGCGAAATTTTAGATATGTCCCCACTTGCACTTCGGATGTTGAAGGCAAGTCACAACGCGGTTGATGATGGTTTAGCCGGGGTGCAACAACTTGCTGGCGATGCCACACTTTTGTTTTACATGACCGAAGAAGCACAAGAAGGCCGCAACGCCTACAAAGAAAAGCGCAAACCAGATTTCGATCGTTTTCCAAAACGTCCTTGA
- a CDS encoding CDGSH iron-sulfur domain-containing protein — protein MTKQEKATITIKANGSLQVRGATIVGADGVVISNEEAVFLCRCGHSENKPFCDGAHRAAGFTDSGCYPTEQRSQE, from the coding sequence ATGACAAAGCAAGAAAAAGCAACGATTACCATCAAGGCCAACGGTTCGCTACAGGTTCGTGGTGCAACTATCGTCGGTGCCGACGGGGTGGTTATCAGCAACGAAGAAGCAGTCTTTCTGTGCCGTTGTGGTCATTCAGAAAATAAACCATTTTGTGATGGTGCTCATCGAGCAGCTGGCTTTACTGACTCAGGTTGTTACCCTACTGAGCAAAGATCCCAAGAGTAA
- the menD gene encoding 2-succinyl-5-enolpyruvyl-6-hydroxy-3-cyclohexene-1-carboxylic-acid synthase: MLDKSTATARAVVQKLLASGVEHAVLAPGSRSAPLAIALLQAENAGLIKVHVRIDERDAGFLALGLAKVTKNLVPVLVTSGSAVANLLPAIVEAFQSGIPIVVLSADRPISARGKSAPQTIDQSNIFGSYVKANYDTSSADFSESRFQEILDLAQAVHNGPVQLNLQFELPLVPSGDNLEWTPSAVVKAKPAAPVVQREQIQLPSRGLIIAGDISDSGAVAQVAGLSEQLGWPIIHEPSANLHASKNAIAHGVLLVASGQLPKPDCIITVGTVGLSRPILHLLGQVPEHIAIHLAGNGPDTPDPVQTVSRVLAAIPSADNTVDSGWLATWQKADSLAHQIIANQLSAQTLTGPAAASRIWHVAEDQDQLMVAASWPVRHIESYAKARSGLRVFGNRGANGIDGLISTAWGLALGGSGRTYLLIGDVAFLHNIGALAVPMGSDEPNLTIVVLDNDGGGIFSQLEQGGSDYSRYFEKAFATPHGKDLWQIAESFGFASSRVTTQLELDGAITRTKNIPGVHIIVCLTGNRNLENYLITKIQAEITAALATSA, encoded by the coding sequence ATGTTAGATAAATCAACAGCAACGGCACGAGCAGTTGTACAAAAATTATTGGCAAGTGGCGTAGAACATGCCGTGCTCGCGCCAGGCTCACGTAGCGCACCACTAGCAATTGCGTTATTACAGGCAGAGAATGCTGGTTTAATCAAGGTGCACGTTCGGATCGATGAGCGAGATGCTGGGTTTCTAGCTTTAGGCTTGGCTAAAGTTACCAAAAACTTAGTTCCAGTTTTGGTCACATCTGGAAGCGCAGTTGCGAATCTACTTCCTGCAATAGTTGAAGCATTTCAGTCTGGTATTCCAATTGTGGTTCTCAGTGCAGATCGACCGATTTCTGCTCGAGGAAAAAGCGCTCCACAAACAATTGATCAATCTAATATTTTTGGCTCGTATGTAAAAGCTAACTATGACACTTCTAGCGCCGATTTCTCTGAGAGTCGGTTTCAAGAGATTCTTGACTTAGCCCAGGCAGTACATAACGGTCCAGTTCAGCTAAATCTGCAATTTGAATTACCGCTAGTTCCAAGTGGTGACAACTTGGAGTGGACACCATCTGCTGTGGTCAAAGCCAAACCTGCTGCACCGGTTGTTCAGCGAGAACAAATCCAATTGCCAAGTCGTGGCCTGATCATTGCCGGGGACATTTCCGATTCCGGTGCAGTGGCGCAAGTCGCCGGATTATCCGAGCAACTAGGTTGGCCAATTATCCACGAGCCATCCGCAAATCTTCATGCTTCGAAAAATGCGATAGCGCACGGCGTTCTGTTAGTTGCATCAGGCCAATTGCCTAAACCCGACTGCATAATCACAGTTGGCACAGTCGGCTTATCGCGCCCGATACTGCACTTACTGGGTCAAGTTCCAGAGCACATCGCAATTCATCTTGCAGGTAACGGTCCAGACACTCCCGATCCAGTGCAAACTGTGAGTCGAGTCTTAGCTGCAATTCCAAGTGCGGACAACACTGTAGATTCGGGATGGTTGGCGACCTGGCAAAAAGCAGATTCATTAGCACATCAAATCATTGCGAATCAGTTGTCGGCACAGACACTTACGGGACCAGCGGCGGCCAGCCGAATTTGGCATGTGGCAGAAGATCAAGACCAACTTATGGTTGCTGCGTCCTGGCCAGTGCGGCACATTGAAAGCTATGCGAAGGCTCGATCAGGTTTACGCGTTTTTGGTAATCGCGGTGCAAATGGCATTGATGGTCTAATCTCCACAGCTTGGGGTCTTGCTCTGGGTGGAAGTGGGCGCACTTACTTGTTGATTGGTGATGTTGCGTTCTTACATAACATTGGTGCACTCGCAGTTCCAATGGGCAGCGACGAACCAAACTTAACTATTGTCGTGCTTGATAACGATGGTGGTGGAATCTTTAGCCAACTCGAACAAGGGGGGAGCGACTATTCACGTTATTTCGAGAAAGCATTCGCAACCCCGCACGGCAAAGACCTTTGGCAGATTGCTGAGAGTTTTGGTTTTGCCAGTTCTCGGGTGACAACTCAACTGGAATTAGATGGCGCGATCACGCGTACGAAAAATATTCCGGGTGTGCACATAATTGTTTGTTTAACTGGAAATCGCAACTTGGAAAATTACCTGATAACAAAAATTCAGGCTGAGATTACCGCTGCTCTTGCAACTTCTGCGTAG
- a CDS encoding O-succinylbenzoate synthase has translation MSIESLANDAVAFSVPLSIQFRSLQNRQGALIKGPNGWGEFAPFLDYDDEIAGRWLAGALELAFGTLPKLQRTEVPVNAIIPATDEMTAYELVEKAVKRSGISTIKVKVAQAGQNLADDIARVRAVRSALSANQIANGKIRLDVNGAWTTDQAIHDLRLLVDAANGLEYVEQPCTTLAELTELRKVIDIPIAIDEGLRLSSDLDLLAIRDAADLIIVKSLPLGGVVQSLRLIDRIDLPVVVSGSMDTSVGLASSLFLAGSATELYGACGVGTGTLLALDLVHITELPENGAMSVVRTPPEPDCLAVAHALTSEETREVWRERIVRAWYASAQHLVAPEVKHAVLSC, from the coding sequence GTGTCCATTGAGTCCTTAGCCAACGATGCCGTGGCTTTTTCCGTGCCCCTAAGTATCCAGTTTCGTTCACTTCAGAATCGACAAGGCGCTCTTATCAAGGGACCGAATGGTTGGGGCGAGTTCGCACCGTTTCTGGATTATGACGATGAGATTGCTGGCCGATGGCTAGCTGGCGCACTCGAGCTAGCTTTTGGTACGCTACCCAAGCTCCAGCGAACCGAAGTTCCAGTTAATGCAATCATCCCGGCAACTGATGAGATGACCGCATATGAGCTGGTTGAAAAAGCTGTTAAGCGCAGCGGAATTTCGACAATAAAAGTTAAGGTTGCCCAAGCGGGTCAAAACCTGGCAGATGACATTGCTCGGGTTCGAGCAGTTCGAAGTGCACTTTCCGCGAACCAAATCGCCAATGGAAAAATTCGGCTCGATGTAAACGGCGCTTGGACTACCGATCAGGCAATTCATGATCTGCGACTACTTGTCGATGCTGCGAACGGATTGGAATATGTGGAGCAACCATGTACCACCCTTGCTGAGTTAACCGAATTACGCAAAGTGATTGATATTCCAATTGCAATTGACGAAGGCTTACGGCTTTCCAGCGACCTTGATTTGTTGGCGATTCGAGATGCAGCAGATTTGATCATCGTAAAGTCTTTACCGCTAGGTGGGGTAGTGCAGAGCCTTCGGTTGATCGACCGAATTGATTTACCGGTGGTCGTAAGTGGAAGTATGGATACCTCTGTTGGCTTAGCTAGTTCACTGTTTTTGGCCGGCAGCGCTACTGAACTTTACGGCGCTTGCGGTGTGGGTACCGGTACGCTTCTTGCTCTTGATTTAGTGCACATTACAGAGTTGCCCGAGAATGGAGCTATGTCCGTAGTCCGCACGCCACCTGAACCTGATTGTTTGGCGGTCGCGCACGCATTGACAAGCGAGGAAACCAGAGAAGTCTGGCGTGAGCGAATAGTCCGAGCCTGGTATGCCAGCGCCCAACATCTAGTAGCGCCAGAAGTTAAACATGCGGTTCTGTCATGTTAG